TTGAGTCATATGGTAGTTAACTATATCATGTTGCTTTTGCCTGAAGTATAACTGACAACAGTAGAATTCTCCTATCCATACTCCCATATCGAAACCCCCGGAAGCGAAACCCAGCTTCGTTGGCGCAATTTCCAATCTGCCATTGCACGGCTCACCTCGTCGGGGCTGATTGACTGCGGGTTCCTCTCTGCCCTCGAGGATATTCTCCCCTCCAGCGAGTACTATCGCGACCTCGAGAAACGCAAGGTCGGAGGGCCAAATAGAGTCGGGGGTGATGTGATCGCGGCGGCGCAGTGGATTTTATGGCCGGAGCAGGGACGATATGTATATCGAGAATGTAGAACGAGGGATGATATCGATGGCCCGAGGCAAATGTGGAGTATGAAGGGCTGGAGGCAGTGGAAAGAGCAGTTCGGGTTTGTCGCTGGGGATGAGAGATTCGGGCAACAGGCACGGGCTGTGGCGAGGTTGGCCCGGCATCAGATGTTGGCTTACGAGGCTGAGTTGGTATAGAGGAGTCAGGCAGGTATATTTACTAAGTTAATTAGGCCCTTAGATTTACTTTTATAGACTATTTAGGTAGTATTATTTTTCACTAATTACTAGgattatatttagtattgGAGTGTGGCACGAAACGGCTGAATTCCCAAGATCATTATGATATGCTGCTATCCCAGCCTACCATGATTTTGCACGAATGAGATGCCTCCTATCGTGAATAAAATGCAGGATCAAGATCAATTTTGTGGGGGATGCGGGGTTCATTAACACTGCATTCAACCGACCTTCGGGCAAATTGGCAGCGAGATCTATTTGAGTGCATATATACGGTTGAACATCGGTATGTCACATCGATGTAGGTCTgtctttactataatttatgCAAGAGTCCGAGATACAGAAATAAAAATGGACAGTCTACTTCCATAAGTTATTTCatgggctgggctggccaTGTGCGATCAGATAATCTTATCAAGCATGCAGCTTCTTAAGTCCGAGCTGTTCCTGTCCAGGATTTGACTCCCCCCGTCGAGTCGACCATGCCACCGGGTTCACTCGTGAGCTGGTCGTAGGACGGTACGAGGGATCCAATAACCCCCTGTAGCCATACAACTCACACTTTGGCTTCTCCAGGCAGTATCCAGCATGCGAAACCTTGATATCGCCTAGTCGGAGCCGATACTAACTCCGAGTGAGTCACGAACATCGAAGTACCGAGACCCAGCGATTCGCATGCAATGATTATCTCCGAGACTCGGGTTCGCAGTAGGTTGTTGTCTTGGTATTCTCCTCCGATTCTCGGGGCTATCTACCGCATCCGATCACAGGGACTTCGAGTTGTAGCGCTGGGCTCTCCACTCGAGCCGATGGATGGCGGACGAGAACAATTCACTGGCCCGAAGAATCTGGCTGGCTTATGCGATCCGGGGCTCGTAGCGGAATTCTTTCCATGTCCGAATAACGTCATTTCTGCCAGCCCTCTCGGTGATATGCGCTTGAGCAAAGGATGTATTTAAACGAGGTCTCCCCTCTTGATACTCGGATGGTACAACTTTCAACCTATCTCGAAGTTCCAAAGCCACTACAGTACTCACCATGTCAGACAGACAGACCCGACAGCGCTCCCAGCTCTCTGTATGTCCAGTCCAGCTTCTCTTCTGCAAACTGCACAGAACTAACAGCACCAGAGAGAGGAGGGCCGCGAGCTCAAACTCCTGcacttcatcctcaaccaACCAAACATTGACTCCGTCCGCGGCAATCCGCAAGCCGTCCTCGACTTGATCGACGAGTTCTCGCAAACCTACGCCTTCATGACCGTCGGGCCCGAGAAAGGCCCTATCGTCACCGACCTCATCAACGAGCGCAAACCACACACCATGATCGAACTCGGTTGCTACGTCGGCTACTCCGCCATCCTGTACGGTGACGCCGTCCGCCGCAACGGCGGCTCACGCTACTACAGTCTCGAGCTTAATGCTGAGTTCGCGAATATCGCGAACAAACTTGTTGAACTTGCAGGGTTGAATGGGTTCGTGCAGATCCTTGTTGGCCGGAGTGATGTGCTCCTGCATCAGCTGTTTGACACCGGTGAGGTAAAGCAGATCGAGCTGCTGTTCATCGACCACTACAAGCCGGCATACACGCTAGACTTGAAACTGTGCGAGCAGCTCGGGCTGATTGTGCCCGGGGTGTCAGTAATTGCCGCAGATAATGTGATTCACCCTGGGAACCCGCCGTATCTGGAGTATGTGAGGGCTTcggtggagaagaagcgggcagaggcagagaaggGGCCGGTGACGAGTTATACGACCGAGGGGTTCTCGGAGAGGACGAGCGAGGCGTATATGGGGAACGAGAATGCGCCGAAGTTTGAGATTCTCGGCAACCCGAATCTGGTGTATGAGAGCGTGTTGAGACAGCCGGAAGGGTATCACGTAAGTTTCCTtttcccttccccctccTTTTTTTACCGTGGATAGTGGCTAATTGGGTAGGATGCGATTGAGGTGACGCGGTGTGTTGGTTGAGGAAGTGAAAGCAGAGAACGGGGATGCTGTCAGGCCGCCGGAAACCAGTCGCCGGCCCCGCTGAGCCAAAGTTGCCGTCGCCAGGACCTTCCTCGCTTCCCCCCCACGCCTCTGTTTCCAGCTTCAAGCCGTTATTCTTGCATTCTGCTTAGAAATATAATTGAAAAATCTCTATCGCAATTGCCAATTGTCCCTATATAATCTAGTCTATCCTCCCCgcttctgttcttctcgcaTCTATCCCACCTTTTTCCGTGTTCCCCTCACCTGTATATTAccccaccatggcctccaagaCCTGGAACGTCGGAGTCGTCGGCTACGGCTTCAGCGCCAAAACTTTCCATATCCCTTTTATCCAGGAAGTTCCTCAGTTCAAGCTGTATGCTGTTGTCCAGCGCACCCCCAGGcccgatgatgatgccgagAAGGACCACCCCGGGATCAAGTCCTACCGGAGTGCGGAGGAGCTAGTCCAGGATTCCGCCGTCGATGTAgtcgtcatcaccaccgcGCCTGAGCTACACTACTCCCTGTCCAAGTTGGCGCTGGAAAATGGAAAGCACGGTGAGTCCACGGGCACCAAGATGAAGGCTTCATAGGACTTCTTGCTAATGGCCGGAAGTTGTCTGCGAGAAACCGTTTACCCCGACCTACAAGGAAGCTGCCGACCTCGTCGCCATCGcaaagaagcaaaacaagTTCCTCGCCGTTTACCAGAGTATGTAGTCATCTGACGACTGTGCTGTCCTCTGGGTGACCTGCTAACCTGACCTAGACCGCCGGTGGGACGCCGACTTCGTCACCCTCTCCAAGCTCGTCAAGACCGGCGCTCTTGGCCGCGTCGTCGAATTCGAATCCCACTTTGACCGCCACCGTCCCGAGGAGCCCGCGCCTACTGTCTCGAAGTGGAAGAACAAGGTTGTTCCCGGTGGTAGCGCGATCCACGATCTCGGATCCCACTTGCTAGACCAGGCAGTACATCTGCTCGGCAAGCCGAACCGGGTGACGGGCTTTGTTGGCACGCAGCGCGAAGTCAACACTTCCGGTTATGAGGATTCGTTTACCGTGCTGCTGCACTATAACAACGGGTTACTCGTTACGGCGAAGGCTGGTGTTGTGAGCCCCGAGGAAGAACAGTTGAGGTTCTGGGTGAGGGGTGAGAAGGGGAGCTTTAAGAAGGTAGGTCTTCTTCTCGTTCAAATAGTCAGGACATATGAGTTAACATAGGACAGTTCTATCTCGATATTCAAGAGGACCAGCTCAAGGCTGGCGTGAAGCCTAGCGACAGTGGTTATGGCAGAGAGCCAAGTGAGAGATACGGTAAGCTCAGTTGCACTGAATATGCGCGCTGCAAATGTTAAGCTGATGTTGTTATAGGTACCCTCACCACTATTCAAGATGGCAAGCCCGTCCGCGAAATCACTCCCACAGTGGAACCACCCACCTGGTCCGAATACTACCGGAAGATGGCCCGGGCTCtgggaggcgaaggcgaacTCCCTGCTAGCGGAGATGAGGCCGCGGAGGTTATTCGGCTGATTGAGGTGGTCCAGGAGAGCTCCAAGCAAGGGAAGACTTTGGACTTCTAGTTGGAGTCGCGTGGGGAGTGCGGAGTGAGTGAGGAGTATACAAATACCTCATGCGGAGGCCGGAGTATACTCGGGGTTGGCTCGGGTCCCGACTCGTGGTCGAGCTGCAGACGATCTGCAAAAGGTAAATCCCCAATAGGGTATAAATCAAAATAGTTCAACGTCTGCATAAAGAACCTGAGGAATCGAGACTTGTTCACGAAACTTGTTGCTGCATCAGCACTCTATATCTGAATATCATAATACTAAGACACGCATAGGGCAAAAATACATGACCTCATTGTAATAAAATACCAATTACGTACAAGGATCTCCGGCGGTCCGCAAGCTAAGCCAATTGCGGATTTCTGTTACCCAACACAAACTATATGAGTGGAAGAGCCACGAAAGGATGCGCGCTTCATTGTTGCGACAATTGCGAACTGAGCGTCTCCGTGCCTGTAATTCTCGCCCTTTTCTCGCTGCTGACAATTCCTCTCTCCGCTCTCCGCGGAGACACGGCTCTGACGGGTGAAATACGGCTTGGAGCTGTCCTTGTCATGCCTCAAAACAGGGCTTGTCGCTCTCTCTCAGATCTCCCTTGAGACGACCATGACCTGATGACCTGACACACTTCGCTTTTTGTTCCGTTGCTTTTCGTTCGGAGGGTGAGACTTTTAGTCTGGGGTAAGGCTTGGCCCGTCTTTATTCTTCAGCCTGGTGGATATATAGTCCCGCTTCTGACCACGCCTTACAGCATTGCTCAGGCACGTTCTCTCCCTTGCTCCGCTGCTCctcttggtgttttggtggcGTGTGCTGTCGCTCGCTCCTCGATCCTTATATTCTCGCTCTTTCTCGACTTGTCTAGTTGTGAGGTTTACCACTTGGACCGTTCCAACCAGTGCTTGCTCGAGAGCATCGACCCGAGGAAGCCTCGAAACGTTGAAACCTCACAGTGAccattttttctttttacaCCATACCAACATATGCACCTATAAGCCAGCAAAGCAAGGCGCCTAAACATGACGGCGGATGCGACGCCAACCGGTGGCGCCGCGCGCACACATTCACATTCTTCCCGCCGCTCATCTAGCCATAGCCATAACCATGGccatcaccgccgccgcagcatcGACTTCTCGCGGTGGCACTTCGACATCGATTCCGTGCTGAACCCGTTTGTtccaccgccgccatggCACTGGATGCCGCGCCCCGTCTCTCATTTCCTGGGGTATAGAGGGGAGCATCCGCAGAAGGCGATGGGGAATCTCGTCATTGCCTTCTGGTCCCTCATTGGTGTTTTCTGTGGCGTGCTGCTCGTTGCGGAGGTTTCGCTTCATGTTCCCGCTTTTCAGAACCATAATGCGCCGCTTATTGTGGGCTCTTTTGTATGTTGATCTGACACGACCTTGCCTGACCAGGGACTAGATCTAGTTGTTTGCTAACAAGTTTACAGGGTGCAGCAGCCGTGCTGGAGTTCTGCGCCGTCGAGTCGCCCTTTGCTCAGCCTCGAAATGCATTATTTAGCCAACTGATCGCGAGTGTCATCGGGGTTGCAATTGCGAAGCTGTTTGCCTTGAACCCTAGCGCGCAGAATAAACCCGAGCTTGCCGGATCCCTCTCTTGTGCTATCACCACGACGCTGATGGTTCTTACGAATACGGTTCACCCGCCGGCCGGGGCGACTGCGCTACTCGCCGCCACGGAACTCCACGACGTGGGCTGGTGGCTGATCCCGATCatgttgctgggggttgcTCTGATGTTGACGGTGGCGCTGATACTTAATAACATCCAGCGCCGGTTCCCTGTGTATTGGTGGACGCCTCACCACGTTGGCAGGGCGAAGATGCAGCCGAAAGAGTCGCAGGATATTGAGAGCGCGCCGGAGGTCAAGCCAGAGAATGAATTTGGGTCGTCGGAGTCTGATGACTACTCGGAAGACATGCAGGTCATTATTCGGCCTGGGAAGGTTGAGTGGTCTGACAACCTCTGGCTGAATgcggatgagaaggaggtttTGGAAAGGATTAGTGAGCGGATGAAGGAGTAAATGGCCATCGGGCTATGAGCTAGACATTATACCTAGACACTTAGTACATACTCATACATacttattagtatatatataatacatgAATAAAACATTTCGCTTCGACCGACTTGTTCCGAGTACAAGATCAATAGAAAGGCGGTAATTAGTCATACATTGGTCGAGAAGGATTTCACGTGACTGTCAGTGCCCGATCGGGCTAAGCCCCGCCACGCCAGGTCTCGAATGACGTCGTTTGGCCAATGGAATGGCCCTTGGCGGCCCACAGTCAAGGTTTTTGGCCGCGTCTTTCAGGCTCCGACTCCCACCACAATCAGCCTTGGGTGCAATCTCTGATTATTTTTGTCGtcctctttcccttcatcttcatccagaGGCAATTCATCTTCCAGCGATCGTTGACTGCCGGCTAGTCATCCACCGAGACTATTCGCCCTTCGATCTCTTTCTGCCGCCTGTTGGTTTCCCAGCAGGTCTATCGATAAGGGCTTTTTAAGAACCTCCCCCCCACCTTAGCAAAGGAAGGCTCGCCCCCCcgctatttttatttctggTCCACCCTCTCATtttttccctccttcacctcgtcCTCACGTCAGGCTTTCCCCCTCCAGGCCCCCCTCAACCTCCCTTCCTCGCCTATATACCCCTCCCTTACCGACCATCTCAACACAACACAGCCAAGATGGTGTCCGCATCCAAAGCCGCCCGCATGGCCAAGCGtggcgatgagaagaagggcaagaaggGCAGCAAGAACGACACGCCCGTCGAGTCCGGTGCTGAAGACCAACCCGCCACCACCGACGCCAAGATGAGAGAAGTCGAGAAGCTCACAGCCCAGATGGACAAGCACGGTCTGTCGGACCGTGTCACCACCGGTGTGCTCTCGTCCATGCCCTCGTCGCGCGACGCAAAAGTCACCTCCACCTCGCTTGTGTTCCACGGAAAGGTCCTCATCACGGACTCGACCCTCGAGCTTAACTTCGGTCGGAGATACGGTCTGCTTGGAGAGAACGGTTGCGGAAAGTCTACCCTGCTCAAGTCTATCGATGCTCGCGAGTTCCCGATCCCTGAACACATTGATATCTATCTCCTGAATGAGGGTGCCCCGCCTAGTGAATTGGGGGCGCTTGAGTGGGTTGTTACGGAGGCTCAGAACCAGCTTGACCGTATGGAGAAGCAGGCCGAGGAGAttcttgagaaggagggtcCTGATAGCCCTATCCTTGAGGATCTGTATGATGTACGTTTTTTTTCCACCCCATggcttttcctttttttttttttttggttgaTTGAAATGTGAATTCTTGCTAACGTTTGACAGCGTATGGACAAAATGGACCCCTCCACATTCCACACCCGTGCTTCTCTCATCTTGACTGGTCTTGGTTTCAACAAGACGACAATTcacaagaagaccaaggacATGTCTGGTGGTTGGCGTATGCGTGTGGCCCTTGCCAAGGCCCTCTTCGTCAAGCcatctctgcttcttcttgatgACCCCACTGCTCACTTGGATCTCGAAGCGTGTGTGTGGTTGGAAGAATACCTCAAGAAGTGGGAGCGTACTCTTGTCCTTGTTTCTCACTCCCAGGATTTCATCAACGGTGTCTGCACAAACATGATTGACATGCGTGGGCAGCAACTGATGTATTATGGTGGTAACTACGACTCTTACCACAAGACCCGTGCCGAACAGGAGACAAACCAGATGAAGGCCTACAACAAGCAACAGGAAGAAATCCAGCACATCAAGAAGTTCATCGCCTCTGCTGGTACCTACGCCAACTTGGTGCGACAGGCCAAGTCTCGCCAGAAGATCCTCGACAAGATGGAGGCAGACGGTTTCATCCAGCCTGTCATCCCCGACCGAGTCTTCAGTTTCCGCTTCGCCGATGTCGACAAGCTCCCCCCTCCCGTCCTCTCTTTCGATGACGTTTCTTTCTCCTACTCTGGTAACTGGGAGGATACCCTCTACGAGCACCTCGACTTTGGTGTCGACATGGACTCCCGAACTGCCCTTGTCGGTCCCAACGGTGTTGGTAAATCAACCCTTTTGCGTCTCATGACTGGAAAGCTTTCCACCATCGGTGGCCGTGTCAGCCGTCACACTCACTTGAAGCTCGGCATGTACAGTCAGCACTCCGCTGAACAGCTCGACCTTACCAAGTCGTCTCTTGAGTTCGTCCGTGACCGATTCCCCGAGAAGAGTCAGGACTTCCAGTACTGGCGTCAACAGCTCGGCCGCTACGGTCTCTCTGGTGAGTCTCAGACTGCTCTGATGGGTACCCTGTCCGAAGGTCAGAAGAGTCGTATCGTGTTCGCCCTCCTTGCCATCGAATCCCCCAACATGCTCCTCCTTGACGAACCTACCAACGGTCTCGATATTCCAACTATCGACAGTCTGGCAGACGCCATCAACGCCTTCTCCGGTGGTGTCGTTGTCGTGTCTCACGATTTCCGACTCCTGGACAAGATCGCCAAGGACATCATGGTCTGCGAGCACAAGACCGTCCGCCGCTGGGACGGCAGCATTGGTGAATACAAGAACCACCTCCGCAAGAAGATGATTTCCGAGGGTGCTGTCTAAACGTGAACCGCACGGGCGCCGCGAATACCGTTTTTTTCTCTTTAACGACTGGCATGCTAGATCATGATACAACgtgggagaagaggaaaagtTTCTTGTTTGATGTTTATTTTGTCAATTCAGTTCAATCCGTTCTGTTCTAGTTTCTGTCAGCCACGGGAGTGACGAACCGTCCCGGTTGGATTGATAGGATGGATACCTTAGGTTTAAATTAACCATAGGGGAACTTTAAGTTCCCTAAATTTTGTTTTTCGCGTCAGGATGGAGATATCTGCCTCATTTttctttatctattttactttatttccTATTGGGGTGCTCTTTAGTTGTTTAGATGGCCTGTGCTTCATACCTCATTCCATCCTCCCGTTTATCTATCTAGACTTCAGCATTGGAGGGTTGAATTGACTCCTTTTTGCCTCGGCATTTTGTGTCAGTGAACAAGCATTCTTTAGTATCTGTATTTGATATGTAGTTATATGTCTTGCTTCGGGTTTTTTTGGATACTGCCCTTGGCTGGTGCTTAGTTACGAGGTTTGAAGGTTATTGAAGCAGACAAAAAGCAATCTGGAGTTAACGGAATGATCATTTCAGTGATTTCAAAGGACATTCTCCTTGTCTAGGCAAACTAGGCTACAGCCACAAATTAGAGTATTACCCGCGAAGTATTAAATGCTTAGTAGCTAAAGGATATTTGGCCTGCGTACAAATCTCAACAAATGCACTCCCCTGCTGAGCAATGGACCGAAATAAGGTAATCTCGTGCAACTCGTTTGTTATTCCTGAAAAGCTAAATAAAATCCGAACTAAATGTATCTTGTTATAcaaaatataaaagaaaaggaaagaaaagacaagaaatTTATTTTTCGTCTGCTTCGAGGATGGTTCTAGAAGGGTTTACTGtccctgcttctccttcgtcCTCTCCATAACCAAATCCCCGCCAAAAATATCCTgcgccttctcctccccttctAATTTCCGCTTCTTGGCTAACCGCTCCATCTCGCTATCCGGAGTTGCGGGATCACTCGcagacgctgctgctgctgatgatgcggccgccgccgcagccggaATCCGCTTTTGACCGGCGAGGTTCACCTTTTCTGGATTTTGGCAGTGATATAACTTTTTGCCGATACGACGCATGACCTTTTTCTGTTCTGGGTCTGATGCAATTGGCTTATAGGATcggaggagagaggagcaGGCAGTTAGGGTTTTGAAGAGTTTGGCGCGAAGTTGGTGGAGTGGGTCGGCCGTGtctggtgggtttgggagTTTTGTATCGAGGTAGAATTCTGCGAGAGGTTGGTCGGCGAGGGAGAGTGCGGACAGCCATATCTGGGACGGGGTGTAGAGGAAATAGGCGTCTGTCATTTGGGCGGCGGATTTCAGGATCTCGCGGGTGTTGTGGTAGGCTCGGGCGAGGCGGTCTGATATTGAGGACGGTGGCGGGTTATTCGGGGGTTGAGGGAGGGACGATATGGCTTGACGAAGGGATTCTGGTGTTTGTTGCGGTAGGTGAGGTGCCGGTTCGCCCAGGCCTTCTGAGATGGCGTTCAGTTCCATGATTCCACCTTCCAACCCGCGGAAGGGGTGTCGGACATCGAAGGTGAAGCGGAGACTTTGCATGACCAGGAATTCCGGGGTAATAATGTCCTCCGCTGAGGTGTCGCCGGGGACTCCGTCAGCGAATCGCCGCAGTGACATGTAGGAGTTGTCGGTTTTAGTAGCGATGAACAGAGCGCATGGCATTATCGTTTTAGGGTGGTAGGTCATGGGTGAGTTCGTAAGATAGAAGCGTCGGAGATATTGAATCGCAGTGGCCTTGCAAACATGAATTTCATCAGCAATATTTCCGGTAAACTATTTGGAGCAACTCCTGTAAAGGTTTCATACCTTCACTATCGTCGGCAGCGGAGGTTTATAGCTCTCCCCCAGCTGTACGATCTGTTCGCAGAAATACCGCACTAgatcctgctcttcctccggcGTCAAACACTCGATatctttctcctccccacccTTGCTGTCTGCATCGCTGCCATTCGGATTGGGTGTGCCCGCAGCGGACGAGTTGGCAGATTGCTTTGCTTCACGCGCCCTTCGTAGCGCAACCCGTAATCGATCACTTGCAAGACTATTCGTATTTTGCCTAACTGATCGCAATGAATCCTCTGTGAAGGACCAAAGGCGGAACTGCGACGAGGTGCGATAAAAGTCGTCTTCGATCATCGTGGCTGGAAAATGAGATGAGCTTGTGCGATTCTGGTTGAGGGCGGTTTTAATCGGATATATAGAGGTTATGGCGAATACACGAAGAATCTACTCGTTAGACGAGCTTTGGTGTCTCATTTATCCATCGTTGGGTGAAAATATGCTGTTGGAATCGAAGTTGAGGTCGAAAGTGAGTGGGAGCTGTCGAAGCCTTAAGGGATCCACGTGCTTATCGATACAGATTCCCAATTTGGCAAATCCCGCCGATCTGCAGGTGCCCCAGTGAACTGAACTACGAATTACTCGATGAACAAAAAggtagaataataataattcccTAGTCAGGTATGACTAGCAATTAGAGTCAATTTAAGACAACTAAATTTGAAGGAGACAAGCTGATGGAATCGTCGATATGCAAAATGGTCCGTGTATGGGTTGACTGCTATAACATATCTGATAAATCATGTCCCAAACCCCGGAGAACGAGCAAATAAACAAGCCAAAACAATGAAACGAATTCGCCAGGCACCGTGCTCGTCATCAAGTCCACCTATAACAAACAAATTCACGTTCGACTCAGACGCGCGTAGCGCTTAGGGCTCGCCGAGGAGTCGAGCGGTTACATCGCCCATGTAGGCTTCCTCCAATTCATAGTCCTCGCCGCCATTGCGGTCAATACCGTAGTAGTTGAAAGCTGACACAACCTGATCCACATCGAAACCCATATGAACAAATCGATCAATCAGTTGCCTGTTGTACCCGTCGTATCTAGTAAAATATGTCAGCGACGGACTTCATTTGATGGGTTTGCCAAAAGTTACTTGGATAAATCTTCTTTGTCTCtgtcctccttctccttctgctccAACTGCCGTAAGGATTCAGTAGTAGCACCACCGCTACCTTCTCCGGCCGCTTTTCTGGGCGCTCCTGCGTGTTGAACAGCCCACTCTCGCGCAACACGATCGAACTCTTTGGGGTTCCGAAGCAACATAGACGCGACCTCGGCATCCTGCGGATCCTTGGGCTCTGGCGTGCTGAGGAGAGACTGCAGTGAGAGGAGGGCAGCCttgatggtgaggatgggggACCAGGCGGATGACAGAGTATCGAGACAAATAGCACCCTAACGGATAGAGGCATGAGAAGAGGCCGTCAAAGGCTCAGGTCTAGGAAACTAACCGTTTGACTGCTGACATTTGGATGCCAAACCTTTGTCAGGAACTTCATTACAGGCGGTCGGAACGGATATTCGGTGGGTATCTTGATGTCGATTTTGTATGTCCCACCCTCATACGGTGTCCCAGGAGGGCCCGGAAAGGTACCGCGGAGGTTCGtgacatcgtcatcgtccccCACGGGCTCTGCGGTGATTTGGGAGTGGGTGTCTGCACGAATATCGGCGATCTCCTTTGTGATACGGCGAGTTCGGTTGGACGCCATTGGTGTGAATAATGCACGAGATAAACGCGACAGACAGCTAGAGGGGAAGTGCGGAGCTAATAGCCTAGGAAGCTGTGGTTAGCCTCGAGAGAACTCGGAGTAATCTTCGCAGTGGCAGGataagaaagagagagacgatgaagaatcACCTTGGAAGAAGAGTCACCGGGGATTACGTGTAAAAGAACGCTGGAGATATGACTCGGAGCGCCTTGGGTTTCGAAAGAGCCTCACGCAGGCTACCTAgttggaggggaagctgagGGGCCCACGACGGAGATGGATGGAGTTTAGACCAGTAAGATGTCATGTACCGGTAGGTACAATGGGGCGACTACGTACGAAGAAACGGTGCGAAGCGTCTCAAGCGAGGATGGAAGGAtgcaggaggatgatgagtaTTTAGGTGTTGGTCACCAAAacctttcttccttcctttccGAGCCATCCATGACCACCGACTGAGCCACCACTGCACAGCACGACACCATTTACTCGGCGGTGCACTCTTTGATAGGTCGAGCAGTGACTCGACCGCCCAGCTCTGCCTCAGCCACCAGGATCATTATCTACAGCCAGGGATTAGATCGCGCGCCTCACTTTGCAACTACGTAGCCTGATTCTACTGGGCCCCAATTAACCGCCGGGTCATTTGTTGTTTGGTGGTTCGTAGTTTGTACAAGGCTGTTTTGACGACGGGGTCACGTGCATACCATCACGTAATCAATGCCAAGGCCTGACGAAggcgacaacagcaacagctcccAACTGACCTCAAGCTGCTATCAAGCTCCATTCTgtcatcctcctcccgtTTCCATCCCTTCCCTTTCCTAACATACACCTGTGCATCGCTGTTCTTCTCTAAAGCTTGTTAATCTATCGCATTTCAATACCTCCGGACTATGGTTAGTTTCTGTCGCGCTTCTCTCGCCTTGTTTCTCCCATCTGACAAGCATGAAAACGTATAGGGTAACCAGCAGTCAAACATCGGCGGAGGCCCCAGGGGCGATGGCAAGGACGACAAGGATAACAAGGTAGGAgattttttgttttgttagCGATGACTCTGCAAACggttactaataataatttgCTTTTGAAGAAGGACAAGCCTAAGTAcgagccaccaccaccacc
Above is a window of Aspergillus puulaauensis MK2 DNA, chromosome 2, nearly complete sequence DNA encoding:
- a CDS encoding E2 ubiquitin-conjugating protein UBC1 (COG:O;~EggNog:ENOG410PI5J;~InterPro:IPR009060,IPR016135,IPR023313,IPR000608;~PFAM:PF00179;~go_function: GO:0005515 - protein binding [Evidence IEA]), which codes for MASNRTRRITKEIADIRADTHSQITAEPVGDDDDVTNLRGTFPGPPGTPYEGGTYKIDIKIPTEYPFRPPVMKFLTKVWHPNVSSQTGAICLDTLSSAWSPILTIKAALLSLQSLLSTPEPKDPQDAEVASMLLRNPKEFDRVAREWAVQHAGAPRKAAGEGSGGATTESLRQLEQKEKEDRDKEDLSKYDGYNRQLIDRFVHMGFDVDQVVSAFNYYGIDRNGGEDYELEEAYMGDVTARLLGEP
- a CDS encoding TFIIH complex kinase subunit CCL1 (BUSCO:EOG09263SFX;~COG:D;~EggNog:ENOG410PMZ9;~InterPro:IPR036915,IPR031658,IPR043198,IPR006671, IPR013763;~PFAM:PF00134,PF16899;~go_function: GO:0016538 - cyclin-dependent protein serine/threonine kinase regulator activity [Evidence IEA];~go_process: GO:0006357 - regulation of transcription by RNA polymerase II [Evidence IEA]), producing the protein MIEDDFYRTSSQFRLWSFTEDSLRSVRQNTNSLASDRLRVALRRAREAKQSANSSAAGTPNPNGSDADSKGGEEKDIECLTPEEEQDLVRYFCEQIVQLGESYKPPLPTIVKATAIQYLRRFYLTNSPMTYHPKTIMPCALFIATKTDNSYMSLRRFADGVPGDTSAEDIITPEFLVMQSLRFTFDVRHPFRGLEGGIMELNAISEGLGEPAPHLPQQTPESLRQAISSLPQPPNNPPPSSISDRLARAYHNTREILKSAAQMTDAYFLYTPSQIWLSALSLADQPLAEFYLDTKLPNPPDTADPLHQLRAKLFKTLTACSSLLRSYKPIASDPEQKKVMRRIGKKLYHCQNPEKVNLAGQKRIPAAAAAASSAAAASASDPATPDSEMERLAKKRKLEGEEKAQDIFGGDLVMERTKEKQGQ